From Lonchura striata isolate bLonStr1 chromosome 23, bLonStr1.mat, whole genome shotgun sequence:
CATCTGCAAACAAAACGAGGACTTTAAACCAAGTGAACCTTAAAGCTCAGCTACTCTCTGTAAGAATATTTACCTTCTGTTTTTCCTTATTCTTTACAGATCTGAAAGGATTAAATACTgctattataattttatattaatgacactattatacttttttttttaaaatatctcgTGAAAATCTCAACATTTTTTAACACTGATATTTTACAAATTGGTATTTGTCATCCGcgagaaagaaaaacagtaacAGCGATTCTTTCTCCACTGggaatttcaaagaaaaaaagatttttaggaggaactttaaaaataaatgtcctTATTCCCCACTAATCTTTAAAGCAGCACCTCTGAGAAGGTGCCCTGGGCGTTGCATTTTTTCTtgctcagctgaaaaaaaataaaaataaaaagaacaaaacccacCAAAGCACGTTTCCAGCAAGGAGCCTGCCTCAGGTCAGCTCCAGCAGCCGCCCCAGCCTGGTGCCAGGACACGCACAGGGAaagggcaggatttgggattcctGCTTCTGGGCACAGGAATTCACCTGGATCCTGCTCAGGAGGGCACTCCTGCttctcacagctctgctcctctcgGGAGTGTTCCCTGCTCCTTTTGGGAGTGCTTCCCTCCTTTTGGGAGCATTCCCCACTCCTTTTAGGAGTgtttcctgctcctcctgggagTGCTTCCCTCCTTTTGGGAGCATTCCCCACTCCTTTCGGGAGTGTTTCCTGCTCCTTTTGGGAGtgcttccctctcctgctgGGAGTGCTTCCCTCTCCTTTTGGGAGTGTTTCCTGCTCCTTTTGGGAGTGTTCCCCACTCCTGTTGGGAatgtttcctgctcttttcGGGAGtgtttcctgctcctgctgggagcaTTCCTCACTCCTTTTGGGAGTGCTCCCCACTCCTGTTGGGAACGTTTCCTGCTCCTGTTAGAAGTGTTCCTTTCTCCTGCTGGGAGCATTCCACACTCCTGTTGGGAGCATTGGGAGCGTTCCCCATTCTTTTTTGGGAGTGTTCCCAAAAAAACTCCTTTTGGGAGTGCTCCCCACTCCTGTTGGAAGTGTTTCTCCTCCTCTTGGGAGTGTTCCTTTCTCCTGCTGGGAGCATTCCCCACTCCTGTTGGGAGCATTGGGAGCGTTCCCCACTCTTTTTTGGGAGCATTCCTCACTCCTGTTAATAGTGTTTCCTGCCCATTCCTGTTGGGAGCATTCCCCACTCCTGTTGGGAGCATTCCTCACTCCTTTTGGGAACATTCCCCACTCCTTTTGGAAGCATTCCCCACTCCTTTAGGGAGTGTTTCCTGCTCCTTTTGGGGACAGTGGAGGACAGCCCCAACATTTTTGACCCCATCCCACAATCCTGACTTGGCCCCgagctcagcacagcaccagTCCAGGCACGGCAGCTCCACGGCTGAAATGCTTTTACAAAACACGGTGGCAGAGTGCAGTGAGCACTGCCCatctctcctgctcctgcttttcACCCCTTCCCAAAGCAGTTTGGTGCTGCTTGTCCAGCTCTGCTCATCACCCCAGAGGGGTGGATTctatccagcctggccatgcaGCATCCCCTTAAGAAAGGCACTAGACatttgggttgtttttcctttttaaagtaGCATCAGAAAGGTAATTTTCTTAAGAATAAAGAAGAGGGAGGTCAAGGGAAAGAAGAGCAATCGATCTTGGGCttagaaagaacaagaaaaatccACTGGGCAGTGCCTAGATggagctggcagagcacagccacaAGACATGGCCAGGACTCTGCTGCCCTCAGTGGAATCAGCAAATTCTTAACGTTGTCTAAGGAAGAAAAGGCAAGACTTAAGTTTCTTAAATCAGTTTGAGACATAAACAAGTGCACAGAAAGGACACATGCAGAGAAATCAGCGATACATGCCACAAAGATTGCTCTCTCTAATCTCTAATACCCAGAACAACACCCACAGGAACATCTCTTGGCACATAGACCCCAAGGACAGGCCTGGAACAGCTCTGCCAAGCAGGATTTCATGGAAATTACAGCCAGCCTGCCCTGAGGGGCTTGCAGGGGACAGGGAATCACTGGTGCCACACACGCTGGGCAGGACAAGGTTAAGGCTTTGCAGCTGCCTGGATCAGCCTGGCTCAGCCGTGGCAGGAGccacacagctcacacagcagGGCAGACACCAAACGGCTCCAAACCAacacagagcccagcaggagcatgaaaaagagggaaataaaCCCCTCACTGAAGGGTTTGCACCTGGATCTCCAGGGCAAGGGACTGCCTGGCTGCTTGGGCTCCTCAGTGTGACACAACAGCCACAGCtgtcccctgctcctgcctcagcagcaccagggctggcCTTGCtcctccacagggagcagggctggcagccctggcaggggcacaggaggaagagcagctcctcctccccctcttctTGCCCCAGGCACTGAGCCCAGcttccccaggctgagccctgcagagccccctgcccagtgccagccctgagcccaAAACAGCAAAGGGGGTCAGGGAGCGTGGCAGGAGATCTCCCCACCCTGCCTGAGAGTGTTTTCTCCACCACAGAGAGGAGTAAAGAGAGACACTTCAGCCTGCCTGGAAGCCACTGCAGCAGTTCAGGAAGCTGTAGGTCTAGAGAGAAACCTCAGCTTGAATTAAAAACCCACTTTCTGCTCTGCAAACGCTCCTGAAGGCCTCTCTGCCACTGCAGCCATCTGGCCCAGCCTCTGGATTCCTCAAAAGGCCAGACTGCACCCGACTGCCAGAACCACTCCAGCAATATTCCAAGCTGCAGCCCTCAGCCCAGTGACCTCTGCTGACCTCAGGGAGATGCAAATAATGCTGGACATGCTCCAAAGGCCAAGAGCCCCTCAGGCTGTCACACTGTGATTTGTCTGTGCCTCCTGGATCTAAATCCTCTCCAAAGGAACCATCCACTCCTCTAATATGAACAGAGTTAAGTAGCTGAGTAGGCAAGTCAGGTTTTTCCAATGCAACAGCTGAGTTCTGACCTTTAAAACCATGTGATCACTTCACAAATACggaattttttccccaggtCTGTTTTAACATCAGACCTGGCAATACCTtagagaaatggaaatggaaaggaGAGCCCCCATGTTATTTGGACAACCATGCAGAGAACTGCTGCACTTCTGTGACTACAAAGCAGGTGAAATTCCAACAAACACATCAGCTGCATCTACCAATTCCACGAAACAGCCTGGCACGACGATGGCTCCTGCAAAAGCTCTCTGGAGGAATGTGTGTGAAGGCCACTAGTCTGCAACAGCCACCATGCAatgaagataaataaaatatcCTATTTACCAGGTGCAACATTCCTGGGGAAGAGCAATGGGAGTGTCCAGTGAcggctgctccagcccagcagggccacAAATCACATTTGAGCACTGAAGCACAAAATGCTCAAGGCTaacagaggagaagcagcagcctcagTTCTTTGCTCTTGCTCAAATTCTTTGccccctctcccacccctcaAAACCATGCCaagctcctccagctgctggaatCTGGTGCTGCCAGTGCAAGAGCACAACCACACACGAGAGAAATCCaactcccagcactgccaggaccAAAATCCCTGACAGAAGCTCATCCTGCTACCAGGCAGCAAGGGAGGACTGGAATCAGAAGCAATAACTGCTATTGTTACAGGTAAGAGGGACACACCACGGCAAACAGGAAGCAATCAAAGGATTCTTCCAAGGTCTCCTATAAATTCCCAGCAGAAAGTGACCTCCCAGCTTCTCTAAAAAGCCTGAGCCAAACACACAGCAGTGAACAGATCCAAATCTAGTACCATGAACCACAGGACACACCACACCGACCTCGAGACTTTGTTTCTCTGAGCATCCACTTAAAATTCACAGCACAAAACAACTCCCCCCAGCCTCCAGGGCATCAGTTCGGGGATTCCTTGTCACCATACCTTTCTCTACCAACACCCTGGAAATAAATCTGTTCTCTCAGACAAGAGGTAGGGGTAAAGGACTCCAAGACACACACTGTATAAAACACCGCTCCGCTCCATCGCACTGCTTTGAAATCTGGAACCACGAAAACCTGATAACTGATTCTCTTAAAGAGGCAGGACTGACCTCAGCACGAAGTTTCTAAAGGAACCCCCTTCCCCTTTGGTGCACAGCTGGGCAAGCAGCTGCCCAGGCAGTTGGTCCACAGCAGCTCAGGCGTGGAGGTGCTCGTGTGCTATGTGGCCACGTGCGCCGGGGAGGAGATGGACACGAACTCCCGCAGAATATTCTTGGCCATCTCAATATTGTTATGTGCAATGACCAGAGCTTTCTGAATGTCCTGATATGAGTAGCCTTGGCTCATGAGGTTCTCGATCTCgctggagagctgcagggaggagctggcCCCGCTGCTGgctcctcctgcctggcagcTCCCGGCTTTGCGCTCCGAGTTGATCCGCCGGGGCAGCGGCTTTGGCGGCCGCTCGGGGACCTGGGAGCCCTCCGAAAAACCTGCAAGGAGAAACAAGTGCATCACTCCAACGGAAACACGTGGGAATTTTGTTTGGAACGAAGCTGAGGTGACAGCAGGGGGATAAATGGCACTTCAAAAAGCTGTCACTGAGCGCTGTCGCTTTCTCCGACCCTTTTATCCTCCTTCCCAAGCAGCTCAGCTTCTCTGCTTGTGTGCAAAAACAGCTGGGGAGGTTTTTCTTAATTAGCAAGGCTCATTTATTGAGGTAAAACCATATAAAAAATGACATAGGATCTATGTGTGTAAGCAGAGCTCAGATATCAGCCTTATAATCGGAAAAAATGACCCAGTGAATATTCAATGCACCAGACATCCCATTTCCTCCCAGAATCAGACAGATTTAACTGCCCAGAGACTGCTCCCTCATCTCTGCACAAACTCAGTCCCAACTGAGCCACCACAACTGCTTCAGCAACTGAATTATGCTCTCTCAAGGGTCAGCAACTGAATTAtgttctcctcttcctctgccgAAGCTCTCCTGCCTAATGGCAGATCAATAAAGCTCAGCCTGCTTCGCTTTTCCCTGAGTCATTCTGATGTgacactgccctgcagccacaTCGTGCACTGCTGGGAAGAGGAAATAACAGCCAATAAACCAAACAAGTCACCAAACTCTCCAAGGAAAAAACACATTGTTTAATGTGCTCATCCAGCATCTGATTATTTCTGAGTTTTAACCTCCTGTATCATTGCAGAAAGCATTTTTTGCCAATCACAGGAAACTTTTCTACGCGGATGTTTGACATCACCTTAAAGAAAGATTTATTTGTCTCCTGGAAAAAGTCCTCAGGGCACTCCACAGAGTTTTCTGGCAGCAGAACTGGAGTGCAACAGACAAATCACGTCCACACAAGCCCTTTTCAAGAGTGAGCACTGCAGCTTGCTCAGAGAAGCAGCACTGTGGGGCCTTTCTGCAAAACTTGCACCAAAAGCCCTAAGACAGAGAAGGCTCTTCAGGAACCAGATTCCCTGAAGCTTCCTCAGCGACCACAGCTCAGTCCAGCTCCCTCATCTTCAGAATTCAAGTTTCTCATGCATAAAAAGCTTTTTGTACATGTGAGAAAAAGGTCTGCCCACTCCTCTGCCCCAGACTGCCTTCTGGAATAGCTGCTTCAGCTTGAGCTGGATCAAGTTTCAGAGACCATGGGTCAGTCTGAAAGGACAACTGCTAAGACAGTTATTTTGGTAAATCATTAATTAAAACTGCAGGGTCCAGCTCCTGAGAGCATAAATCTGCCAAGATGAATCCCGCAGCAGTCAGGCTTGCCTGCACCAGTGCCTTGCTTCCCACAGCAGTAACAATCAgcattttccacattttccattttcctacCCCTAAAGCAGGACAACAGCAGTGTTATTTCAGGGCTGTAGAAACAGAGTGTCAATGATTAAACTCAGTAGTTCAGCTGGGAGGAGGGGTGGGACTCGCTCTGTTCCTTTTTCATCCCTTTCAGCCAAATTCtacagacagagggacagatttaaaaagtgaaatggTGAAGTGGGGCAAAAATAACCAACTTTTCTGTGCTAGCAAACTCTTCTCTGTGCTAAAGAAGGTCAGGGAAGTGGAATGGAGaagcaggaaaagagaagacTCAGTGGGGGAAGGGGTTCTGGGTACAGGAGGTTCTGCCTCCAGAAGGAACAAGAAACTCATTCCTCCTCCTGGGCAGATCACCAACACATTCAGACTGAAAACCCCCAACAGGAAGAGTTTCAGAGCTTCCCTAAGAGCTGCTTAGCAGGGAATAAGTCAATTAttattcagaaaggctccaggAGACACGAGGCTTTAGTTTTTCCCTCGGAGAATGTGCCTTGCAGCCAGAAGGACACGATGTCCTCCATTCCCCAGGGACAAAAAGCTGACCTTGCTGAGcccctggtccctgctcagaggagctgggagcagcaggagctgtgtgcagAACACTTGTGCCATCTGCAGGCACTGGCAGAGCCACAAACCCTGCCAGGCCAGCCCTGCATCCCCCacttggcacagggacacaaTCCCTGAGTGGTCTGGGTTGGACAGGACCTCAAAGGTCcttcaccccctgccatgggcagggacaccttccactatctcaGGGTGCTTCAATCCCaaatccaacctggccttggacacttccagggatgggaaatccCATCTCACACCCCAGTACACCATGCTACAAAAATAATCTATGCTTTGTACAAAACAGTGGTTTAGGAAATATacttcaaacagaaaaaagcttctcctgagatttcagtgtgatttGCAAGCTCGGGGATTAAATGTCGAAGGCAGCACATTCCAAGCTATAAATCAaacaaaaggtaaaataaaccaaataaaatacCTACAAACCAGTACAattctggggaggggaggggagggggctccCAGACCTGTGCCAGGGTCGTTTTCCAGGGACATGCGGCTGAAGGCAGGGGTGGCATTGGAGATATCGGAGAGCGTGCGGCGCGCGGTGGCCACGGGCAGCGGTGGCTTGGGGACATCGTAGCCGTCCTCCTCGTTCTCTGACTCCTCGGGGCCGttgctggcactgcctgctgccaggTTCCCCTCATCTGGAAGAGGAGGCACGTTCTGAGCTCTGGAGCTGAGCTGTCTCTCAAGGCAGACTCTGCTCCCCCGTTTGCCAAACACTGACAGGACACGGAGCTAAAGTTTTGCTGTTAAAACCTCGCATTTAATGGCAGTTCTTTGCAGAAGGGAAAATGAGGTTAAAAGTACTTGATAGGTGAAGTGTGCATGCACAGACTCATACTTCACATACATccctgtgggtctcagattcagtcagagagaaacgAAAAATTTCTAGCTAGGCAGAAGCCTAAGAAAAAAActagagaaaaatgtaaataattctttctctctcttgttattcacattgtttatagttaagttctatcactgtgcatcaagcactttgcaccaatagTGTAGattattttcacttcaggaccaatggagttggtcctcacagagctctgtataaaagagcagtgtattttgaataaatcagagttttactctcagcagccttctgagtcagtcttctcattcccatcctgcctcgacagcaacaCATCCCAGCTAttttaataacaaaaacaaatgTATTTCCTTTAATTCAGCCTAAAATGCTGTTCCACTGGGAGCAGTTCATGGTAGCCCAGTTCCTCAGCTGTTTTTTAGCACACCCACTCACCAGAAGTGGTGACAGCCTCGAAAGCAGAGGATGCTGCTTGGGAGTGAATGTTGTACATTGCTTCATACATGGAGCCCTCGGGCTGCTGGTCACAGTCCAAAACTCTGAGGGAGAGAAGACATTCCCCATCACACAGGTGGCCACCACCTCCACCCTGTCTCTGTGACAGAGTCTGTGCACAGCTTCTTGTTTTAAGGCGAAACCACCACTGCTCTGTGAAATGCTTGTTCTAGAAAATGCTCTATTAATGTTTATTGCAGTACAGCATCTCAgcttaaaagaattaaaatgatACCACCAAATCTAATACCaccaaaaattacattttaattagGGTTTTGAATTTCAGTTGTTTCTGCTCTCAAAAGGTTCTTGGCAGATAGAGTGGGAAGGAAGGGGATATGTGAGTCCTTTAATACTGTACAAGGACTCTGCACAAGAGCAGTGGTCACATTTCCTTTATTGCTATTTTAGTCAAGATCTGGTGAATATCACTGGGGGAATTCAGAAATCTGAGCAACCAAAATTCCCACCCTGATGTCCCAAAtgtgctgccccagagctgggagggaggagTGCAAAACCAGCCAGGATCTCACCGTAAACTCTGAGTCATTTCCAAAGGCATTTTGAGCTCTGGTTTTTGCACAGCAGGACCTGGAGGCACCACAGGCAGAGAGGATGGTGACATGTATTCCGTGTCCTCATCGCTCTCAGACTGCTCCCCAGGAGGCAGTTTTGGTACAGGCAGTGGTCTGGAGGCAGGAGAAACAAGATATAAAACATTTACACCAAATCTAATTAATACCAAGGGTGCCCTTTAAAATCCACAGTCACCTCACAGCAAGTCTGTCTGGagaaataatttggttttcagGATGCAGCCCACAAGGTCAAACCAGCACAAGGTCATGATGCAAAAGGAATCGACAACATCATGCACACTTGCATCACAAAAAGCCCCACTCAAAAATGAATTTATTCAAGAGCTGATGGCAACTGGAGCCTGATTCCTActgccacagcccaggggaACTCCCACCACTCTCCACAGCTCTTTGGTCTCAGCTGCTTTCTCTAAATTGTGTTTTGAACCTGTCAGAGTTTAAAACTAAGACTGGAAGAATTGTGCCAGTTCTGTCCCTGGCACCAGCACCCTGCAATTCCCACTCTGAAAGGTACAAAAATCCCAACAGACCTGGCAGCTAAGGAGTAGATGGCATTGGCAGATGAGGAGGgtttgattttggggtgttcACACTCTGAGGTTGCTGCTGGACCACTGTTGGAGCTCTGGAAGACAAAATTCCAAACCAGGAATCAGAAACAATGCACGGCCCAGTGTAGCTGCAAAACCATTCCTTCCACAGCCTCTGTGGGAATGAAGCACCCTCATTTCTTCCACAGAATTTACTGACACCTCAGAAATCCAGGAATTCCCTGACAGCTATCCCTCACAGTGAGGATATTGCAGGGGTTTTCCTGCAGGAAGAACTTCACGTTTTGAGGTTCCAGTGGCCTTGGAAAATTCAACTGAAACAGGCCAAAATGGGAGCCAAGAGGAAAAGGAtgcagagaagcacacacaaTTGGAGACACGATAACAACCATGCATGTGCCATTTTCTTAGAAAAACTGGCTAAAAGTGTGCTTGCTTTCAATTTTAGAAAGCTGGAagcattagaaagaaaaattaaggaaatgGAATCAAGGAAAGCAAAACTGCCTGCTATTTCTTTTAGAGAACAAAACGTTGGATTTATCAGTTCACTGCCAACAGTGTCTTGCAGGTGAACAGACCCAAACTGATATCAGATTTTATTCAGTCAAACTCCTCACTGGAGATGTGGCAGTTTTCTCAGGGCTGAAAAGCCAGCAGAGTAAACCAGACTTTTTCAGAGAACACTCTCAGCACTTTTCAACACTGAAAGGTGAACAATGAAAGTGAACAATGATCAGGCAATTGGGATTATATTAGTGGGTTTCCTTTGGATCTTAGTGGTCCTTTCCCCCTGAACCACGTCCTAGTGCTTAGCAGAGCAACCCCACCATGACAACACAAATCTGAATGTGAGGAAGATACTCAAATTTAACCCTTGCCTGGAAGAGCTAACTTTGAGGAGCATCATGGATATGTTATGGGCGGATGCCAGGAGATTATGTCTCTTTTTGTCATTTCCATATTCATCAGCAATCTACAGCATAGGATGTGAAATAAGTTTTGAGCAAGGTTAATTCTTTTCATTCACCATAGTAATGTGGAGTTAATAAATTGAACTACTTTTTCAGATGGGCTTTCAACCTTGTTCCCAAAAGGAATGAAAGCACTTCCCCTGCCTGGAATTCACCAgtttctttccatctctgccATGACAAACCCCACTCCTACCTTTTGCCCCAGAttccctccagccccagcacaccTACTCACCGCGGGGCCGTCCAGGCTGAGCGTGCTGCCGAGCCTGGACTCCAGCTGGGAGGGCAGCGAGAAGGGCAGCGAGTGGCGGTTGGAGagttccctgccagcccagggctccgCGGCACCCGCCGGCGCTTTGGGCATCGGCCTGCCCGGCCAGGGCTCGCCCTGGCGGCCGGAGGGCAGCGGGGGCGGCTTGTCCCTGCTGGGACAGTCCCCCGGCGTGCAGGGCAGGGGCCGTCGCTGCGGGCGGCCCTCGGTGCCCAGGGTGGTGCCCAGGGTGGTGCCCAGGGTGGTGCCCAGGGCGTGCGGCCGGtccgggggcggcggcgggggcagGTCCCGGAGCGTGGGGGGGATCGGCAGAGGTTTGTCCTTGTGCagagcacctggagcagcctgcGGGGAATAAGGATCAGCTTCACACAGGAAGAAGAGATAAACAGGAGGGAGGTGCGGGCGGCGGGGAGAGCTTTGGGGTGGTTTTATCTGGTTTTACAGATTTATGTTTTTACGAGGAATTATCTGCGAGAATGTGGAGATATCGCCGCACCTTCTGCACAAGCTTGAGGAGATAACACAGGAACTACGTGCGCTCCAGCCAGGCTCTGAACACCCCAGATTCCTCTTCTTGAGGGAAAACATGAGCTTACAGCAGCTTTAGATTGGAATCCAAACAGAGCCTccccattattttaaaaaatggttcaATTGTGGGTTATTTGTACAAGTTAACGTTCATCAGTCAGTGATGAGTATTCACAGAAACAGATATTTTCTTCTGCCTGAACTTCtctaatttcattatttcatctCAACCAGATGAAGAACTGCTGCTGCACCTCAAGAACCATTAACTCAATGCCACCAAGATCATCCTACTGCCTTCTGCTGATCAGGTCAGAAAGCCAGTTGATTTTTCCCAGTCACACACATTGAATTCCTTCCTTCATTTTCTATGTAAGAAATGCTTGATGTAAAATATGCGTGCAGAAAAGTTGGGGGAGAGAAATATGATACCTTCTATATCAGCTAGAACAAAATATGAGGAAAATACAAAGGGAGCAGGGATTGAAGCTGAAAACCAGAGAATGTGATAGCAGTAACAATAACTTGGTAGTTCGGGATGCCAGACAGAGAAACAAGAAAGCACTTGGGGATGTCAGAGAGAACGTGCTGGGGTCCCAGATCGTTCTGCCCCACTCAAATCCCACTGAAGAGGCCTGTCTGACCTTGGAAgaggtgccagggctggaggccCCGGGGGGGTTGGCCActcgctgctgcagcaggtCCAGGCGGGGCGGCACGGGCGGGAGGGCAGCCTGAGGAGCCAGCGAGAAGGGCGAGGGAGGGCGTTCCACCTGAGAGGAGAATATCAGCACACGGCTCAGCCCTCAGATTCCTGTCCTCTGGAGAGCCTCCCCAGCTACAAATGGCTCTGGGAGTAACAGCTGTCCTCCAGGAATGAAGGCAGTGCCCATTGGAGCAATGCAAGCTTGGCTGTGAGACACCACTGAAATGCACACTTAGAAACTCAAATCAAGGTGCCCTGATGGAGTAATGAAAATACAACTCAGAAACTCAAATCAAGGTGCCCTGATGGAGTAATGAAAATACAACTCAGAAACTCAAATCAAGGTGCACTGATGGAGTAATGAAAATACAACTCAGAAACTCCAACCAAGTGTCCTGATGGAGTAATGAAAATACAACTCAGAAACTCAAACCAAGGTGTCCTGATGGAATAAAAATGCAACTTGTAATCATAAACCAAGCTGTCCTGGTGTAGTAATGGAAATACAACTTAAAACACAAACCAAGCTGTCCTGATAGAGTAATAAAAATGCAGCTTAGAATCATAAACCAAGTTGTCTTGATGGAATAAAAGTGCAACTTAGAATCATAAACCAAGCTGTTCTGACAGAGTAACAAAAATGGAACTTAGAACCACAAACCAAGTTGTTTTGATGGAGTAGTGAAAATGCAGCTTAGAATCACAAACCAAGCTGTCCTGATGAActaaagaaaatgcaatttaGAATCATAAACCAAGCTGTTCCGATAGAATAAAAATGCAACTTATAATCATAAACCAAGCTGTTCTGATGGAGTAACAAAAAATGGAACTCAGAATCACAAACCAAGCTGTCCTGATGGAGAAGTGAAAATGCAACAtgggccctgagcagggacaagcTGCTTTTCAACACCAGAGGGCACGATCTGCTGCAAAGCCTCCTGTCCCTGCAAACTGCTTTCACTACAGAGCACTGGTGTGCACCAAGCCCTCCATTTCTGTCTCTGGAAAACTGGTTTTCCACTTAACAAAGCAGCACAGTGCTTGttattctctttattttctcttttttttttttacaatcaAAGTTAGTGCtgtttaattttgaaaagcTTCATGTATGTTTGAGCTcactaaagcaaacaaaataccAACACTGACAGGATGTCACTCCAAGAAAATTGCTTTGTTTCCCcaaaatatgtataaaaagCCCTCCAGGAACAGTGCTAACTGATTAGTACATTATTTCACAGGATGGaagataaagggaaaaaagactCCAGGTAAACCAGAGGTGAAGATTCTTCCTGACTATGGAATGCAGCTTATTTTAGTTGATTCAGCTATTAAAAATTAACCAAATTCAAACCCACTTCCCTATGCAGTAAAAAAATGTAAGAGCAGCAATCAGATTttgaaatgagaaattaaaattaaataaaaatgccaTGCAGGGATCCACAAAGAATGCCTGTACACAGCTCCTGGAGGGAAGCAGCATTAATGGCAGAGTTATCACACCTTTATTAGACAGTTTTATCAGCCACCATATAAAAAGATGACAGCCAAATTGAGTTCCTCAGCAGAACAGCATTCCCTCTACCCTGTTATTTATCAGGACTTGTGAAGGCTGTATCTGCCTGGCTCTATCCATCACTGGGGAAAAATGGATGAATTTCTGCTGATCTGGGTGAATTCTGGCTAGGAAATCAAAATTTAACATATAAAGGAGTGTTCCAAACCCAAATCTTCCATTCCAATAGGTCAGGCCAGCTTTTTCATTCCTCTGGGGATTCTTCCCAGACAACACACAAATCATCAAAAGCTTCAAAGTGTGATCCCAAAGTGCAGTGTGAAGTGAGCTCACAAAACTGGACCTAAATCCTTATTTTCCACAGGGAGCAGGATCTTTACTGTTACACAGTCTGACAAACCTCACAGGCACCAATCACTAAGAGAAAACTGCTGCAGAAAAGGCCCTGCCACATTTTTCAGCGACCTTACTTTGGTACCAGCCAGTTCTTTCATCATGAAGAGGGAATCATCAGCtttgtcatcatcatcatcatcataattGGGAGAGGGGGTTCCTTCTGCCCCTTGCCTGGacaatcctcctcctcctctgggaTCAAAAGGATCCACCACGATGGGCTCCGTGCCTTTGATCTCACAGCGGCAGAAGGGACAGCCTTGGCCTTCAGATTCCTGCAGGGGACAGGAGAGATCTGTCACAGCAGCCTTTGGGGAGCACAATTATCACCTGCTTCATCAACAGCTGGGCgagtccaggg
This genomic window contains:
- the CBL gene encoding E3 ubiquitin-protein ligase CBL translates to MSAPLKKGPGGLIGLMKDAFQPHHHHLGPHQPGAVDKKMVEKCWKLMDKVVRLCQNPKLALKNSPPYILDLLPDTYQHLRTILSRYEGKMETLGENEYFRVFMENLMKKTKQTISLFKEGKERMYEENSQPRRNLTKLSLIFSHMLAELKGIFPSGLFQGDTFRITKADAAEFWRKAFGEKTIVPWKSFRQALHEVHPISSGLEAMALKSTIDLTCNDYISVFEFDIFTRLFQPWSSLLRNWNSLAVTHPGYMAFLTYDEVKARLQKFIHKPGSYIFRLSCTRLGQWAIGYVTADGNILQTIPHNKPLFQALIDGFREGFYLFPDGRNQNPDLTGLCEPTPQDHIKVTQEQYELYCEMGSTFQLCKICAENDKDVKIEPCGHLMCTSCLTAWQESEGQGCPFCRCEIKGTEPIVVDPFDPRGGGGLSRQGAEGTPSPNYDDDDDDKADDSLFMMKELAGTKVERPPSPFSLAPQAALPPVPPRLDLLQQRVANPPGASSPGTSSKAAPGALHKDKPLPIPPTLRDLPPPPPPDRPHALGTTLGTTLGTTLGTEGRPQRRPLPCTPGDCPSRDKPPPLPSGRQGEPWPGRPMPKAPAGAAEPWAGRELSNRHSLPFSLPSQLESRLGSTLSLDGPASSNSGPAATSECEHPKIKPSSSANAIYSLAARPLPVPKLPPGEQSESDEDTEYMSPSSLPVVPPGPAVQKPELKMPLEMTQSLRVLDCDQQPEGSMYEAMYNIHSQAASSAFEAVTTSDEGNLAAGSASNGPEESENEEDGYDVPKPPLPVATARRTLSDISNATPAFSRMSLENDPGTGFSEGSQVPERPPKPLPRRINSERKAGSCQAGGASSGASSSLQLSSEIENLMSQGYSYQDIQKALVIAHNNIEMAKNILREFVSISSPAHVAT